From Chloroflexota bacterium, a single genomic window includes:
- a CDS encoding helicase-related protein, whose translation MTLSIREGAAGALSDFQRATAVHAFRRLYLDQDSSRRFLVADETGLGKTHVAREVIALTLDHLQQVDRVGRIDIVYVCSNADIAAQNIRKLNVTDSDSETPTFATRLSLLITQPDVLKPTRGDKGKPTTFVAFTPATSFQSGWQMGTAAERAVLYVLLRSHLGLQRARATAAQRIFQGFVASRRRFVKSYVAHARAKRFESSIRRRFLEAFDRSCERVSLLELIDKVARRRTLTAGQHKAARRIIGSLRRMLARAAVHALEPDLVILDEFQRFRDLLDVKTGGEAAELANDLFTQSDARVLLLSATPYKPFTYAEETAEGGGHYEDFLKTLGFLANSNEPVDNLRADLDALRQAALAGEPTATIRDRVQAQLRRWIARTERPTGARQVTTLAPTRGRFGVQADDFLGYVALRRVADAVRAPLSVEYWKSAPYFLNFLTGYQVGEHVRDAMKIPDRRAGLMPMFRGAQRIARPSVQRFRPVEWANARMRALAEETLSPGWWQLLWMPPSLPYHRLGGPYTSIDSTAITKKLIFSSWVAAPSAIASLLSYEVQRRIFTKARGSDIENTPAARAAISRRLDFRMHEGRPASMSALALFWPQPALASCTDPLDAARDLAELPSVERLLEWAQERMQPVVGPAGHTASTASAVWHWFAPIHADRDGSLASALLGVHQSTLTEALAGDTPEHRALDTHVEHALTALGGEYPESERPSDLLTTSALLGLGAPGNIAWRALNRLKRADDRVTELGQWRAAAILASGLRSVFARPVSILLLDSLYAGSGSTRDDDGIYWRRVARYCIDGGLQAVLDEYIHHLAGEAGVNTTTDEGLIALAATARRAIAVRESVYRATDIENFDGEGIAFPSRYAMRFGSARQSQDEARLPEIRAAFNSPFWPFVLATTSVGQEGIDFHWWCHSVVHWDLPGNPVDFEQREGRVDRYKGHAIRKNVAAAHRSAALAPGVRDPWAAVFETASAESDRGLGGLSPCWIYPGSAQIHRRIMALALSRDEDRWARLQESLALYRLAFGQPRQEDMLAALERRGIAGRPDRMADLRIDLRPPVPGAMR comes from the coding sequence ATGACGCTCTCGATCCGTGAGGGCGCGGCGGGCGCGCTGAGCGACTTCCAGCGGGCCACCGCCGTGCACGCGTTCCGGCGGCTCTATCTCGATCAGGACTCGTCGCGGCGATTTCTCGTGGCCGACGAGACGGGGCTGGGCAAGACGCACGTCGCGCGAGAGGTCATCGCCCTCACGCTCGACCACCTACAGCAGGTCGACCGCGTGGGTCGCATCGACATCGTCTACGTGTGCTCCAACGCAGATATCGCCGCTCAGAACATCCGCAAGCTCAACGTGACCGACTCCGACTCGGAGACCCCGACCTTCGCCACGCGGCTGAGTCTGCTGATCACGCAGCCGGACGTGCTGAAACCGACGAGGGGCGACAAAGGAAAACCGACCACGTTCGTAGCCTTCACACCGGCGACGTCGTTTCAGTCCGGCTGGCAGATGGGAACGGCCGCGGAGCGTGCCGTGCTCTATGTGCTCCTTCGCAGCCACCTGGGTTTGCAGCGCGCACGGGCGACGGCGGCGCAGCGGATCTTTCAAGGCTTCGTGGCCAGCCGGCGTCGATTCGTCAAGTCGTACGTCGCTCACGCGCGTGCCAAGCGCTTCGAATCCAGCATCCGCCGGAGGTTCCTGGAGGCGTTCGACCGGAGCTGCGAGCGGGTATCGCTCCTGGAACTGATCGATAAAGTCGCGCGACGGCGGACTCTGACCGCGGGACAGCACAAGGCCGCTCGCAGGATCATCGGCAGCTTGCGCCGGATGCTCGCGCGAGCCGCGGTCCATGCGCTGGAGCCGGATCTCGTGATCCTGGACGAGTTTCAGCGCTTTCGGGATCTGCTCGACGTGAAGACCGGCGGCGAAGCGGCCGAATTGGCCAATGACTTGTTCACCCAATCCGACGCGCGCGTGCTCTTGCTGTCGGCAACGCCGTACAAACCATTCACGTATGCCGAAGAGACCGCGGAGGGCGGTGGGCACTACGAAGACTTCCTGAAGACCCTGGGATTCCTCGCCAATTCGAACGAACCGGTGGACAACCTTCGCGCCGATCTCGACGCGCTGCGGCAGGCGGCGCTCGCGGGCGAGCCGACGGCGACGATCCGCGATCGTGTGCAGGCCCAGCTCCGGAGATGGATCGCTCGCACCGAGCGGCCCACGGGCGCGCGCCAGGTCACCACGCTGGCGCCGACCAGGGGACGGTTCGGAGTCCAGGCGGACGACTTCTTGGGCTACGTCGCATTGCGGCGGGTCGCCGACGCGGTCAGGGCTCCGCTGAGCGTCGAGTACTGGAAATCAGCCCCCTACTTTCTCAATTTTCTGACCGGATATCAGGTGGGAGAACACGTCCGCGACGCGATGAAGATTCCGGATCGGCGGGCCGGATTGATGCCGATGTTTCGCGGCGCCCAGCGGATCGCACGACCCAGTGTTCAACGCTTCCGGCCGGTCGAGTGGGCCAATGCTCGAATGCGAGCGCTAGCCGAGGAGACGCTCAGTCCCGGCTGGTGGCAGTTGCTCTGGATGCCGCCCTCCCTGCCCTACCACCGACTCGGCGGTCCGTACACGTCGATCGATTCGACCGCGATCACCAAGAAGCTCATTTTCTCGAGCTGGGTCGCCGCTCCTTCGGCCATCGCATCGCTCCTGAGCTACGAGGTCCAGCGACGGATCTTCACGAAGGCCAGGGGGTCTGATATCGAGAACACGCCCGCGGCCCGAGCGGCCATTTCGAGGCGGCTCGACTTTCGGATGCACGAGGGCCGGCCCGCCTCGATGTCGGCGCTGGCGTTGTTCTGGCCGCAACCGGCGCTGGCGTCCTGCACCGATCCGCTGGACGCCGCGCGTGACCTCGCCGAGCTGCCGAGCGTGGAGCGTCTCCTCGAGTGGGCCCAGGAGCGCATGCAACCCGTCGTCGGTCCGGCCGGCCACACGGCTTCCACGGCGAGCGCGGTCTGGCATTGGTTCGCGCCGATTCATGCCGATCGTGACGGCTCGCTGGCCTCCGCGCTCCTCGGCGTCCACCAGAGCACCTTGACCGAGGCACTGGCAGGGGACACTCCGGAGCACCGCGCGCTGGACACGCATGTGGAGCACGCGCTCACCGCCCTTGGCGGCGAGTATCCAGAATCGGAACGACCATCAGACTTGCTCACGACCAGCGCGCTTCTCGGATTGGGAGCGCCGGGGAACATCGCGTGGCGAGCGCTCAACCGGCTGAAGCGGGCGGACGACCGTGTGACCGAGTTAGGGCAATGGCGCGCAGCGGCAATCCTCGCTTCCGGCTTGAGGAGCGTGTTCGCCCGGCCCGTCTCGATACTGCTTCTGGACAGCCTGTACGCCGGCTCCGGCAGCACACGCGACGACGACGGCATCTATTGGCGCAGGGTGGCTCGCTACTGCATCGACGGGGGTCTGCAAGCCGTCTTGGATGAATACATCCACCACCTCGCCGGGGAAGCAGGCGTCAACACGACTACCGATGAGGGGCTGATCGCGCTTGCCGCAACGGCACGGCGCGCGATTGCCGTTCGAGAATCGGTGTACCGCGCAACCGACATCGAAAACTTCGACGGCGAGGGCATCGCGTTCCCGAGCCGTTATGCGATGCGGTTTGGCAGCGCCCGACAGAGCCAAGATGAAGCAAGGCTCCCCGAGATCCGGGCTGCGTTCAACTCGCCGTTCTGGCCGTTCGTGCTCGCCACGACTTCCGTCGGCCAGGAGGGAATTGACTTCCATTGGTGGTGTCACTCGGTCGTCCACTGGGACCTGCCGGGAAACCCCGTCGATTTCGAGCAGCGTGAGGGCCGAGTGGACCGCTACAAGGGCCACGCGATCCGCAAGAATGTCGCAGCCGCACATCGATCGGCAGCACTGGCTCCCGGAGTTAGGGACCCCTGGGCCGCGGTCTTCGAAACTGCCTCCGCGGAGAGCGACCGCGGTTTAGGCGGCCTTTCCCCCTGCTGGATATATCCGGGAAGTGCCCAAATCCACCGACGAATCATGGCCCTTGCCCTGAGTCGCGACGAGGATCGATGGGCGCGGCTGCAGGAATCGCTGGCGCTCTATCGCCTGGCGTTCGGTCAGCCGCGGCAAGAAGACATGCTGGCCGCCCTGGAGCGTCGCGGCATCGCCGGTAGGCCGGACCGGATGGCGGACCTCAGGATCGACCTGCGTCCCCCGGTTCCGGGAGCGATGCGCTAG
- a CDS encoding serine protease, with protein MSWKRARIAVPLLALVLWAVAVPPGAHGAESGFATAEVARTQFFEPLEHNVVDIAGTLLDGAKFRADFLANYTRTGGIERWGYPTSAIVEERPGTLTQYYQRGVIDWQPPPDGGEPTFLRRLAWDYLGGGLGGSIDQGVEPHLTNPNPGEPLGPWGHKVSNLSVDGESIGFADFFHRLGGVASFGFPKTDARADDHEDADLHIPGRPPDSRIRQYFQAAVLEYHPESPAAPVQLRLLGDTLRDSRYPYRAWQQYLAFGPEAPLAVGDQLELGLESRRGPYGVTPEDVARFVELSLLRVATDQACGTGFVVTASGYAVIPWHLALDAATFVVTSPRGYTANAEFVAGYAQQDFALIKVEGDGHIPVEWGSAEDLAQATGLVAIGYDATSAPGGRAEECRSEPTATPLIAWLLEPGQPAVLAPVLDAGNGGGPVATTAGRVVGMAASVSPEIRRLDSLFLATEAQVLVGAWLDDIARGVAPARSVRPLFDRFPLLERASIACPRDAVAEGRYGEMALSVRGGSIELTADVWLNPAALSFARLRFEGTVTPFARADIIVFGEYYDYMRHTRQSISWVRLGADYEGDRTFVKRFVHPDIVDDVVGGARFHLRFIYDRNSVALFINGEAVHHESGLQYGDDITLNLGCTGPDQPNSIYYYNVRVTGHLIPST; from the coding sequence ATGTCGTGGAAGCGAGCCCGCATCGCGGTGCCGCTGCTCGCGCTGGTGCTGTGGGCGGTGGCCGTGCCGCCTGGCGCCCACGGCGCCGAGTCGGGCTTCGCGACGGCGGAGGTTGCGCGCACCCAATTCTTCGAGCCCCTGGAACACAACGTGGTGGACATCGCCGGGACCTTGCTCGACGGCGCCAAATTTCGCGCCGACTTCCTGGCGAACTACACCCGGACCGGCGGCATCGAACGCTGGGGCTACCCGACCTCCGCCATCGTGGAGGAGCGGCCGGGCACTTTGACGCAGTACTACCAGCGCGGAGTCATCGACTGGCAGCCGCCGCCGGACGGCGGCGAACCCACGTTCCTGCGCCGGCTCGCCTGGGACTATCTGGGCGGTGGACTCGGCGGCTCCATCGACCAGGGCGTCGAACCGCACCTGACCAATCCCAACCCCGGCGAGCCGCTCGGCCCCTGGGGCCACAAGGTCTCCAACCTTTCAGTGGACGGCGAGAGCATCGGCTTCGCCGACTTCTTCCACCGGCTGGGCGGGGTGGCCTCGTTCGGCTTTCCCAAGACCGATGCGCGCGCGGACGATCATGAGGACGCTGACTTGCACATCCCCGGCCGCCCGCCCGACAGCCGCATTCGGCAGTACTTCCAGGCGGCGGTGCTCGAATACCACCCCGAGTCGCCCGCAGCGCCCGTCCAGCTCCGGTTGCTGGGCGACACCCTGCGCGACAGCCGCTATCCCTACCGTGCCTGGCAGCAATACCTGGCCTTTGGCCCGGAAGCGCCGCTCGCGGTCGGCGACCAGCTGGAGCTTGGGCTGGAGAGCCGCCGGGGCCCGTATGGGGTCACGCCCGAAGACGTGGCCAGATTCGTGGAGCTGTCCCTGCTGCGCGTCGCCACGGACCAGGCGTGCGGGACGGGCTTTGTCGTTACTGCGAGCGGCTATGCGGTCATCCCCTGGCACCTGGCGTTGGACGCGGCCACGTTCGTGGTGACGAGCCCGCGGGGCTACACCGCCAACGCCGAGTTCGTCGCGGGCTACGCCCAGCAGGACTTTGCCCTCATCAAGGTTGAAGGCGACGGGCACATTCCCGTGGAATGGGGCTCAGCCGAGGACCTGGCCCAAGCGACCGGCCTTGTGGCCATCGGCTACGACGCCACGAGCGCGCCGGGAGGCCGAGCGGAGGAGTGTCGCTCGGAGCCGACGGCGACGCCGCTCATTGCCTGGTTGCTGGAGCCTGGCCAGCCGGCCGTCCTCGCCCCGGTGCTCGACGCCGGCAACGGCGGTGGTCCAGTCGCCACCACCGCGGGGCGCGTGGTGGGCATGGCGGCCAGCGTCTCGCCCGAGATCCGCAGGCTCGACTCGCTGTTCTTGGCGACAGAGGCTCAGGTGCTGGTGGGCGCCTGGCTGGATGACATTGCGCGTGGCGTAGCCCCGGCGCGTTCGGTGCGCCCGCTCTTCGACCGCTTCCCGCTGCTTGAGCGCGCGAGCATCGCGTGTCCACGGGACGCAGTGGCCGAAGGGCGGTATGGCGAGATGGCTCTTTCGGTTCGAGGCGGGTCTATTGAGCTCACGGCGGACGTGTGGTTGAATCCCGCAGCGTTGTCTTTCGCGCGATTGCGATTCGAGGGCACCGTTACGCCGTTTGCGAGAGCCGACATAATTGTCTTCGGGGAATACTATGACTATATGCGCCATACGCGCCAATCGATATCGTGGGTACGATTGGGAGCCGATTACGAGGGCGACAGGACATTTGTGAAGCGTTTCGTACACCCGGATATAGTCGACGATGTAGTCGGCGGGGCGAGATTCCATTTGAGATTCATCTATGATCGTAATTCCGTTGCATTATTTATCAATGGAGAGGCGGTGCATCACGAATCTGGTCTTCAATACGGCGACGATATTACGTTGAATCTTGGATGCACCGGTCCAGACCAGCCAAATAGTATCTATTACTACAATGTACGCGTCACCGGCCACCTCATTCCAAGCACCTAG
- a CDS encoding AsnC family protein: protein MANLPGGLLPLGWMRTLRPERQPRVMCIDCVWTVHHKAALLATRKHRPLRPTEVLEPTYRALQALGPITAAQLGEALGIKGETARARVRRLITRQYARQVPGTYPAQYEAVQT from the coding sequence ATGGCCAACCTGCCCGGCGGGCTGCTGCCACTTGGCTGGATGCGGACGCTGCGGCCGGAACGGCAGCCGCGCGTGATGTGCATTGATTGTGTGTGGACCGTCCATCACAAGGCAGCGCTCCTCGCCACTCGCAAGCATCGTCCCCTGCGGCCGACCGAGGTGCTTGAGCCGACCTATCGTGCGCTGCAGGCCCTTGGACCGATCACGGCCGCTCAGCTCGGCGAGGCGCTTGGGATCAAGGGAGAGACGGCCCGCGCGCGGGTGCGCCGACTGATCACGCGTCAATACGCACGGCAGGTGCCTGGCACATACCCCGCACAGTACGAAGCCGTCCAGACGTGA